The Lates calcarifer isolate ASB-BC8 linkage group LG7_2, TLL_Latcal_v3, whole genome shotgun sequence DNA window GTGTACCTTAGAGGTTGTGTCTCTCTGAGGCTggtttatgtttctgtgtggctgttttgtgtttgtgttgttttgtgtttgtggttgttttgtgtacCTAACACAGTCAGTTTATACAGAGACTCAGGACCAGGACCCCTCCTGACCCTCTGGGCCTCTGCCTGTTCAGTAATCCAAGTCACTTTAACCAGGAGTTATTGTCATACGTCATATGAATCATATTAATTCACGCACTTGATAATTAATTATAGGACATATTGTTTGATTTCTGTCAATCTTCAGGATTATGGTGAAAAAAGTGTCTaaattacagattttaaaagGTCAGATTTCCTTTAAATCTTTATAAAAAAGGCTCCTTATCAGAATTTGGAACCATTTTAATCTGACAACCTGTAGAAACTAAAGTGAGTGACCTCCTCAGGTGTGTTTACTGACCTGATAAAAATGGGAAAAGTTGTGGTTTTTGGTGTTGACTTTCGGGGTCAGAGGCTCAGTGGGCGTAGACGTTAAACGCTCCACCTTTCctaaaaaaacactgctggacCTTGTTTTCCTGGGTCACTTTGAACACCGGCCAACAtgctgctgaggagctgctgcacTGTCTGGATCCTGATTCTGGGCATCACCACTGCTGCAGGTCTggaatttttttaaaacacacatataactGTTTATTACACAGTCTGAAACTTCCAGTGTTAGATCACTGCATGAATCAAGTACCAAGAAAACAGTTACTGGTTCCAACTGGAACTTAAACTACTTGTAAATACTGGGTATCTGTATAGTACAACAACATTTCATTCTACAGGTCTGTTATTTCCTAACaatttcttcagtgttttctggaGAGAACCGTGTAATTTGGCTCTAATTACAGGAAACATCTCTGTTATTTAGTTCAGTTCGTTATAAGAACTTTTGAACTGTACCTTTACACAACCACACTTTATTTCACAGTTATTGTATTTTACAGCTAATTTCTTGGTCAGCACATAATAAGCAGATATTTATTAACTataaaaagtaacattttctCCATTCCCTGAATAATTAGCACCGAACTGCATCAGCCTCTCTCACATTTcctaatataataataatgtaaaaccAGCATTTTCAGGAAATTACAAGGAAAGTTTACCTGGAAAATTTGGGACAAAAAATTAAACGTTGCCTTCTTATTTAAACACCAGCAGGAACCTGTAagtattttattgtttcctgcttcatgaaatgaaatgagactGTAAATTATGAGCTGTGTTATCGAGTGTTAGCATAAAATTTGTTAGCATGTCAGTTCTTTACATACATCACAGTTAAAGAGACGACTATAAAAACGTATTTAGGAATGTATCGTAAAGTGAGCACCTGATCTTCTGCAATTCAGCTTCTAGTTTATTCACACAAACTAGCTCTGAATAAACACTTAGTacttatactttttttttttttttttttttttagtgtttgtcGAGAAGCGCAAAGCTAACACTGTTCTGCAAAGATGGCGCAGAGCGAACAGCGGCTTCCTGGAGGAGTTAAAACAAGGAAACCTGGAGAGGGAGTGCATCGAGGAGATCTGCGACTACGAGGAGGCTCGAGAAGTCTTTGAAGATGACGGCAAGACGGTCAGTCAGTCGCCGCCTTAAGTTCTGAATTTCGCGATCTGAATATGATACAAATCTTCTGGGTTTTATGGGACACTACAAAACTGAGTTAATGGTTGTGAGAATTCTTCACTTCCTGTATAAACATGAGTTATGCTTCTTTTCACAAAACATTCAACATGATACGACTTCACAATAATCTGTTTAAATTACTGTcagcaggttttatttttgagcaacaaaatgtttgatgaaataagtttttgtttatatgtttCTCCAGAGGCAGTTCTGGCTGACGTATGAACGTGAGTAACACTTCCTGCAGTTTATTCCAGACTGAATCATCAGTGTAGAAATAGTGAAGACATGAGGAACACaaactgaagcagctgcagatgTAATCTACTTGTGGTTATTGGTTTATTCTGATGAGTCAGGTATTGATTGATCAGTATCTCTCTTTGCTTCTGAAACTCTGATCACATTTTATTGATcctcattctgtttttgtttgtgcagtAATTCTTCTGAtcgtcctcttcttctctgtctgtttaaacTGTCCTCTGCagttttctatcttttttttggttatttagTGATGATTATCtttcagaaatgaaatgtttctctgtgtgttatgATTGTAACTCTGATGTTTTATCCTGTAAGGTCGTGACCCCTGTCTGGTCAACCCCTGTAAGAACAATGGGACATGTCTGTACATGGGGACCGCCTATGAGTGTCAGTGTCCTGAGGGATTTGAAGGACGATACTGTCAGACaggtaaaacattaaaaagaaaaaacagtaaaagctAAAACTGCGATGTCTCAAGTcatataaataatatacatGAAGTATTTGTCTTTCTCAGTGTTTGAAGACTCACTGAAGTGCCTTTACCAGAACGGACACTGTGAACAGTTCTGCGACGGCTCCGGAGACAGACGGAAATGTTCCTGTGCTGACGGATACAAACTGGGAGAGGACGGACGACAGTGCATCGCTAACGGTATAAACACCTCCGAGCTGTTTCTGTAGAGGCTGACGTGCTAACGACAGGTTTACCAGTGCTTTTCACCGAGCTCACAGATGCTTTACACGATAAAGGTTAAAGGTTGGTGTTAATCAGGTTGTgatggttgttgttgtgttacagTGGAGTATCCCTGCGGTCAGGTGGCTCCACAGGAAACAGGCCTGAACCAGAGCGTCGTGGGTCAAACCAGACTGGTGGGATCCAACCACTGTCCCAGAGGAGAGTGTCCCTGGCAGGTAAACACCACCGTAACTGATATTACTGATAACAGAGTGGTTTAGTTGATCAATAGATTTGAAATATAATTagcttcttcttcctccagtgtgagggttttcagtttttgtctgttttctatcatcacaaactgaatatctttgggtttgggaTCATTGGttgcacaaaacaagacatttgaagattgTTTTGAAGATGTCTGGGAACTGGATGAGCTCtactaatcaatcaatcaatcaagaaATTAATCAGCAAATTAAGCAACAGACGCAGAGGCCCAGATCAAGAAACCTAAAGGTAAAATTAGCTACATGACAAAtactgaatacattttaaagaacGCTTTCTATCTAccaggttctggttcagttGAATGGGAACAGTCACTGTGGAGGAGTTCTGATTAATCCAAACTGGGTCATCACTGCTGCCCACTGTATCCATGGCAACAACAGCCAAAACCTGACTGTGGTGGCAGGTAATTAATCTGTGTTAACTACTGACATTCTTTAACGTAAAACATCCACAATAACAACATGTCAGCAGTTCAGTTGTTTACTGTAAATCTTTTAAGTTGTAAAGTTTACTTGTAAAGTTTACAGAAGCTGTTTTACAGATGCATTTCCTGCAAACTTGTTTCTAAAAGTTGCAATATTATGATATTATATAATGTTACATAGTGAAGTTggtttttgtaaaaacatttttttgtaaaattcattcagtcagtttGAGTCGTTGTTCTGCAAAGTTTTCTTCATTTGTAAGGATTTGTACAGTTGTTTTGTCAAGTTAATTCGTTAAGTTATTTTGtaaatctgactttttaaatgaaCGTGTTTCCTGTCACCAGGCGAACATAACCTGGACGTAGAAGAAGGCACAGAACAGAGGGTACCTGTTTCCATGGCGATCGCCCATGACAGTTACGTCCCGGCGTCAGGTGACAGTGACGTCGCTCTGCTGCACCTGAGTCGACCAGTCACCTTGAACCGTCACGCGATCCCCGTCTGCCTGCCCACCAAAGACTTCTCAGAGCGGGAGCTCCTGTTAGTCCGCTACCACACCGTGTCTGGCTGGGGCAAGAGGACCACGGGGGGCAACTCCGAGACCCCGGGCGCCCCGCCCGGCGCTCCGGTCTCCCCCGTCCTCCGCAGAATGTCCGTCCCCATCATCCAGAACTCCCAGTGCTCCCAGAGAGCCCAGTTCAACTTCACCAGTAACATGCTGTGCGCCGGGTACCTGGAGGGTCGCCAGGACAGTTGCCGTGGAGACGACGGCAGCCCGCTGGTCACAAAGTACGGCTCCACCCACTTCCTGACGGGCGTGGTCGGCTGGGGGCGGGGCTGTTCGCAGCCCGGGTTCTACGGGGTCTACGCCAACATGGCCAACTTCGTGGACTGGGTGAACAACACCGTGAAGAACCCGCCCACCATGATGACAACCAGTGACCTGCAACAGAAACCTgtttaataaaaaatgattttttagaGCAgtgaaagttttatttttaaatttgtctgAAGTCAAAGTTCGTTAATTTTCCTGTCACAGTCCGTTctgatttgttgtttattttagaTCATAACGTAAAAATTTAACGGTTAGTAAA harbors:
- the f7i gene encoding coagulation factor VIIi, with the protein product MLLRSCCTVWILILGITTAAVFVEKRKANTVLQRWRRANSGFLEELKQGNLERECIEEICDYEEAREVFEDDGKTRQFWLTYERRDPCLVNPCKNNGTCLYMGTAYECQCPEGFEGRYCQTVFEDSLKCLYQNGHCEQFCDGSGDRRKCSCADGYKLGEDGRQCIANVEYPCGQVAPQETGLNQSVVGQTRLVGSNHCPRGECPWQVLVQLNGNSHCGGVLINPNWVITAAHCIHGNNSQNLTVVAGEHNLDVEEGTEQRVPVSMAIAHDSYVPASGDSDVALLHLSRPVTLNRHAIPVCLPTKDFSERELLLVRYHTVSGWGKRTTGGNSETPGAPPGAPVSPVLRRMSVPIIQNSQCSQRAQFNFTSNMLCAGYLEGRQDSCRGDDGSPLVTKYGSTHFLTGVVGWGRGCSQPGFYGVYANMANFVDWVNNTVKNPPTMMTTSDLQQKPV